Proteins encoded by one window of Candidatus Methylomirabilota bacterium:
- a CDS encoding NYN domain-containing protein, whose translation MPVRVAVFIDGANVYRAFKTVFGWTRYSPLQLAAGLAAGRHVVRTAFYIAAVPQEMGADVYADQQRFLRRLRQQQELVVWTGRMAQADGVWHEKGLDVKIATDMVSLAYRDLYDAAILVSGDGDLAPAVQEIRRTGRVVENAIPRTRRSWHLVRESSRYIPIDRELFDRCRLP comes from the coding sequence ATGCCGGTTCGCGTCGCGGTGTTTATCGACGGAGCTAACGTCTACCGGGCGTTCAAGACCGTCTTTGGCTGGACTCGATACTCTCCCCTGCAGCTCGCCGCTGGGCTGGCTGCGGGACGACACGTTGTGAGGACGGCCTTCTACATCGCCGCTGTTCCACAGGAGATGGGCGCCGATGTATACGCAGACCAGCAACGGTTCCTCCGGCGCCTCAGGCAGCAGCAGGAACTCGTAGTGTGGACGGGACGGATGGCCCAGGCTGACGGCGTGTGGCACGAAAAAGGCCTGGACGTCAAGATCGCCACCGACATGGTTTCTCTGGCGTACCGCGATCTCTACGACGCGGCCATCCTGGTCAGCGGCGATGGGGATCTCGCGCCGGCCGTGCAGGAGATCAGGCGGACCGGCCGCGTCGTGGAAAATGCCATTCCACGAACCCGGCGTTCGTGGCATCTTGTCCGCGAAAGCTCCCGATACATCCCAATCGACCGGGAGCTCTTCGACCGCTGCAGGCTTCCATAA